One genomic window of Sphingobacterium oryzagri includes the following:
- a CDS encoding LacI family DNA-binding transcriptional regulator: protein MKKKPATIKEIAHKLKISPSTVSRALNDHPSIGLITTMRVKKIAEELNYEPNQTAIFFKQRRTFTIGVILPSLSEPFFSSAISEIEAVAEEQHYTVLMGQSHDDARRELQIIQTFKKHRVDGILMSLGKNTEDLAFVDLLKEAEIPIVFFDCVPKIEGVNKVYSDLSSGMKEAIQSFSSIGHQNIALINGPENLLASQQREAAYKQALEEENLAVDDKYIVHTDLTEQGNIDAIEKLLILSDRPSAIVSFNDFVTLDVLKYVRQKGLVQKRDIFFISYANYPLWKYMETPPMGSIEQHADKQARRAAEILFENIGAKEEIEPETVVFDSKLVLNN, encoded by the coding sequence ATGAAAAAGAAGCCTGCTACGATCAAAGAAATTGCCCACAAATTGAAGATTTCACCGTCTACAGTTTCCAGAGCACTTAATGACCATCCGAGCATTGGTCTGATCACTACGATGCGTGTAAAAAAGATTGCGGAAGAGTTGAATTACGAGCCCAACCAAACGGCTATCTTTTTCAAACAGCGACGTACGTTCACGATCGGCGTCATTCTTCCCAGTCTTTCGGAGCCTTTTTTTTCCTCGGCTATTAGTGAGATTGAAGCGGTTGCTGAAGAACAGCATTATACGGTGCTGATGGGGCAGTCGCATGATGATGCGCGTCGGGAATTGCAGATCATCCAAACATTTAAAAAGCATCGGGTAGACGGTATTTTAATGTCGCTCGGCAAAAATACGGAAGATTTGGCTTTTGTCGATCTGTTGAAAGAAGCAGAAATACCGATTGTTTTTTTCGATTGCGTACCGAAGATAGAAGGGGTTAATAAAGTGTACAGCGATCTTTCGTCGGGAATGAAAGAAGCTATTCAATCCTTCTCCTCCATAGGCCACCAAAATATCGCACTGATTAACGGACCGGAAAATCTCCTGGCATCACAACAGCGTGAAGCGGCTTATAAGCAAGCGTTGGAAGAAGAGAATTTAGCGGTGGATGACAAATACATCGTGCATACAGACCTGACAGAGCAGGGGAATATTGACGCGATAGAAAAGTTGCTAATCTTGTCTGATCGACCTTCTGCTATTGTCTCTTTTAATGACTTTGTGACGTTGGATGTACTCAAGTATGTACGGCAAAAGGGTTTGGTGCAAAAGAGGGATATCTTCTTCATCAGTTATGCGAACTATCCGCTGTGGAAATATATGGAAACACCGCCAATGGGTAGTATTGAGCAGCATGCCGATAAGCAAGCGCGACGTGCTGCCGAGATTTTGTTCGAAAATATTGGCGCTAAAGAGGAAATTGAACCGGAAACCGTGGTCTTTGATTCAAAACTAGTTTTAAACAATTAA
- a CDS encoding S41 family peptidase, translated as MKSSKRFIVVVLSVLGLFLACKKDPADPVEPTTTGGIDKSKTYLTNEHENKVRDSIWYYFKVLSLWEKDIPPADLSRIRQAGYIRTEYSQYFETGETVVDYLKGLTRSSETATDYDRYSFLDRAGEVSGEIQNAVSTSFGMQVFYLQTQQSGTNADLYIRMVERNSPAFAAGLQRGDRIVSLNGNTNIDYNSQQSENFRTVNSYLNGGTLTLQIAKVDGSMETKTITSTRYNVDPVMDSRVLHVAGKNVGYLAFSSFVTIENQGAKTAMYNRFEQIFAGFESEGVNELVVDLRYNGGGAVITAEYLADRIAPASVGTNIMYSYAVNDVIKSWGWLNEGEEFGPVRFAKKGNLQLSRVYFLVTSGTASASELLINVLRPHMQVYMIGTNRNTDQGTVAEKTYGKPVGFFGLPIVDDAIELYVSSFKTFNSAGQGDYFAGLTPNANVWEFTSFRNFGQPDESMLAAALNHISTGSFAQTSGRMATSPAGNSFINKEKIRGDLQNNQLKNGMFKLRAIKEVH; from the coding sequence ATGAAATCCAGCAAACGTTTTATTGTTGTTGTTTTGTCCGTACTCGGACTTTTTTTGGCTTGTAAGAAGGATCCGGCAGATCCGGTAGAACCAACTACTACAGGTGGTATCGATAAGTCCAAAACTTACCTGACAAACGAACATGAAAATAAAGTCCGAGATTCGATATGGTATTATTTTAAAGTGTTATCGCTTTGGGAAAAAGATATTCCGCCGGCGGATTTAAGTAGAATAAGGCAGGCCGGCTATATCCGGACGGAATACAGTCAGTATTTTGAAACGGGCGAAACTGTAGTGGATTATCTCAAAGGGTTGACCAGATCGTCCGAGACTGCGACGGACTATGATCGGTATAGCTTTTTAGATCGAGCAGGCGAAGTGAGCGGCGAGATTCAGAATGCCGTGTCTACGAGTTTTGGCATGCAGGTTTTTTACCTGCAAACACAGCAATCTGGAACCAATGCAGATCTTTATATCCGCATGGTCGAGCGAAATTCTCCGGCTTTTGCTGCTGGATTGCAGCGTGGTGATCGTATTGTCAGTCTGAATGGCAATACCAATATTGATTACAATAGTCAACAAAGTGAAAACTTTCGCACGGTGAACAGCTACCTGAACGGCGGCACGCTGACTTTGCAGATTGCGAAGGTTGATGGATCAATGGAAACCAAAACAATTACGAGCACGCGTTACAACGTTGACCCGGTGATGGATAGTCGTGTGCTGCACGTTGCCGGTAAAAATGTGGGTTATTTGGCATTCAGCTCTTTTGTAACCATCGAAAATCAGGGCGCAAAAACGGCTATGTATAATCGTTTTGAACAAATTTTCGCTGGTTTTGAAAGTGAAGGAGTCAATGAACTGGTTGTCGACCTACGTTATAACGGTGGTGGAGCAGTGATCACGGCGGAATATCTAGCCGACCGGATTGCTCCGGCAAGTGTGGGCACGAATATCATGTATAGCTATGCGGTAAACGATGTGATCAAAAGTTGGGGCTGGTTAAACGAAGGTGAAGAATTTGGTCCTGTTCGGTTTGCCAAGAAAGGAAATTTACAGCTTTCGCGGGTTTATTTCTTAGTGACAAGCGGTACAGCTTCTGCGAGTGAATTGTTGATTAATGTATTGCGACCGCATATGCAGGTTTATATGATCGGTACGAACCGAAATACCGATCAGGGAACGGTGGCAGAAAAAACCTATGGCAAGCCTGTCGGTTTCTTCGGATTGCCCATTGTAGACGATGCTATTGAATTATACGTGTCTTCCTTTAAAACATTTAATTCTGCCGGACAAGGAGATTACTTTGCGGGTCTTACACCAAACGCAAATGTTTGGGAGTTTACTAGTTTTCGGAATTTTGGTCAGCCAGACGAGTCGATGCTAGCAGCCGCACTAAACCATATTTCTACCGGCTCTTTCGCTCAAACGTCTGGTCGTATGGCCACTTCGCCCGCGGGAAATTCTTTTATAAATAAAGAGAAAATCCGTGGTGATTTGCAGAATAATCAGTTAAAAAATGGTATGTTTAAGTTGAGAGCTATTAAGGAAGTTCATTAG
- a CDS encoding HAD family hydrolase, whose protein sequence is MMDYKNIDREKLVYVFEIDEVLFPERDYLLQVYYLFSNFVEYTEGRAIAKDLLDYMKRVFEEKGASAVIPETLEHFQLADSYVENFERLRANAHLPLKLFLKEEAKALLLSLFGAGKQVGLLTDGNPVEQLNKLKHMDWQELQAHLPSLKIFFTKELLFRNINPIDYLVQEYNVAEEDIIVVGKV, encoded by the coding sequence ATGATGGATTACAAAAATATAGATCGGGAAAAGCTCGTTTACGTGTTTGAGATTGACGAAGTACTCTTTCCAGAGCGAGATTATCTGCTTCAGGTTTATTACCTGTTTTCCAACTTCGTAGAATATACGGAAGGACGGGCTATTGCGAAGGATTTATTGGATTACATGAAGCGTGTTTTTGAGGAGAAAGGCGCTTCGGCGGTTATCCCGGAAACGCTGGAGCATTTTCAGCTGGCTGATAGCTATGTAGAGAACTTCGAGCGTCTGCGTGCGAACGCACATCTACCCTTGAAACTGTTTCTCAAAGAGGAGGCAAAAGCGCTGCTGCTATCGCTATTTGGCGCAGGAAAGCAGGTTGGCCTCTTGACGGATGGCAATCCGGTGGAGCAACTGAATAAACTGAAGCATATGGATTGGCAGGAATTGCAAGCGCATTTGCCGTCATTGAAAATATTTTTTACTAAAGAGTTGCTATTTAGAAATATCAATCCAATTGATTATCTTGTGCAGGAATATAATGTCGCCGAAGAAGACATTATTGTAGTAGGCAAGGTGTAA
- a CDS encoding ABC transporter ATP-binding protein, with amino-acid sequence MILKASQIHKSFGQLPILQGVDLAVEKGEIVSIVGASGAGKSTLLHIIGTLDRPDRGKLVINDVNIGELNQKKLSLFRNEHIGFVFQFHHLLPEFTALENVCIPAFISGKGKKQAEERGMELLDRLGVKHRAQHKPAEMSGGEQQRVSVARALINNPSLILADEPSGNLDSENAASLHQLFFELRESLNQTFIIVTHNEELANISDRTIHMRDGQIL; translated from the coding sequence ATGATATTGAAGGCAAGCCAAATACATAAGTCCTTTGGACAATTACCGATTTTGCAAGGTGTAGACCTGGCTGTCGAAAAAGGCGAGATCGTGTCCATCGTTGGTGCGTCGGGCGCGGGTAAGAGCACATTGCTGCATATTATTGGAACGCTTGATCGCCCGGATCGTGGTAAGCTGGTCATAAACGACGTCAATATCGGCGAATTGAATCAAAAAAAACTGAGCTTATTCCGCAATGAGCACATCGGTTTTGTTTTTCAGTTTCATCACCTGTTGCCCGAATTCACCGCGCTGGAAAATGTCTGTATTCCAGCATTTATAAGTGGTAAAGGAAAGAAGCAAGCCGAGGAACGCGGTATGGAATTGTTAGATCGGTTAGGCGTCAAACATCGGGCGCAGCACAAGCCGGCAGAAATGTCTGGCGGTGAGCAGCAGCGTGTCTCCGTTGCGCGTGCATTAATCAATAACCCTTCGTTGATTTTGGCGGATGAACCTTCCGGAAATTTAGACTCTGAAAATGCGGCATCGCTGCATCAATTGTTTTTCGAACTGCGTGAATCGCTAAACCAAACATTTATAATCGTCACGCATAACGAGGAACTGGCTAACATTTCCGATCGAACCATTCATATGCGTGATGGACAGATACTGTAA
- the sucC gene encoding ADP-forming succinate--CoA ligase subunit beta — protein sequence MNIHEYQAKEILKSFGVRVQEGILAETPEQAVQAAQKLKQDFNSDWVVVKAQIHAGGRGKGGGVKLAKNHDEVQERATDIIGMQLVTPQTGPEGKKVHKILVAQDVYYPGESEIKEFYVSVLLDRATGRNIIMYSTEGGMDIEEVAEKTPHLIFKEEVDPKAGLQGFQARKIAFNLGLSGAAHKDMVKFISALYKAYDTIDASLFEINPVLKTSDDKILAVDAKVNFDENALYRHADFAALRDVLEEDPTEVEAGASNLNYVKLDGNVGCMVNGAGLAMATMDIIKIAGGEPANFLDVGGTANAETVKAGFNIILKDPNVKAILINIFGGIVRCDRVAQGVIDAYNEIGDIPVPIIVRLQGTNAAEAKQLIDDSGLKVYSAILLKEAAELVTKVLKG from the coding sequence ATGAACATTCACGAATATCAAGCAAAAGAAATACTTAAAAGTTTTGGTGTAAGAGTTCAAGAAGGAATTCTTGCGGAAACTCCAGAGCAAGCTGTACAAGCTGCGCAGAAATTAAAACAAGATTTTAATTCGGATTGGGTCGTAGTAAAAGCGCAAATTCACGCTGGTGGCCGTGGTAAAGGCGGTGGTGTGAAGTTGGCTAAAAACCACGACGAAGTACAAGAGCGCGCTACAGACATCATCGGTATGCAGTTGGTTACACCGCAAACAGGTCCAGAAGGTAAAAAAGTACACAAAATCTTGGTAGCACAGGACGTATACTACCCTGGTGAAAGCGAAATTAAAGAATTCTACGTTTCTGTATTGTTAGATCGTGCAACAGGACGCAACATCATCATGTATTCTACCGAAGGTGGTATGGACATCGAAGAAGTTGCTGAAAAAACACCGCACTTGATCTTCAAAGAAGAGGTTGATCCTAAAGCTGGTCTTCAAGGTTTCCAAGCGCGTAAGATTGCCTTCAACTTGGGCTTATCCGGAGCAGCACATAAAGACATGGTGAAATTCATCAGTGCTTTATACAAAGCTTACGATACGATCGATGCTTCATTGTTTGAAATCAACCCAGTATTGAAAACATCTGACGATAAAATCTTAGCCGTTGACGCTAAAGTAAACTTCGATGAGAATGCTTTATACCGTCATGCTGATTTTGCAGCACTTCGTGATGTTTTAGAAGAAGATCCTACAGAAGTTGAAGCAGGTGCTTCCAACCTAAACTACGTGAAACTTGATGGTAACGTAGGTTGTATGGTAAATGGCGCCGGTTTGGCCATGGCGACGATGGATATCATCAAAATTGCTGGTGGCGAGCCTGCAAACTTCTTAGACGTAGGTGGAACAGCTAATGCAGAAACGGTGAAAGCTGGTTTCAATATTATCTTGAAAGATCCTAACGTAAAAGCAATCTTGATCAATATTTTCGGTGGTATCGTTCGTTGTGATCGTGTAGCGCAAGGTGTAATTGACGCTTATAACGAGATCGGTGACATCCCTGTGCCAATCATCGTTCGTCTTCAAGGAACAAATGCAGCAGAAGCAAAACAATTGATCGACGATTCTGGATTGAAAGTTTACTCTGCGATCTTATTAAAAGAAGCAGCTGAGCTTGTAACGAAAGTATTAAAAGGTTAA
- the tnpA gene encoding IS200/IS605 family transposase, with translation MANTFSQIYIHIIFAVKGRQHLINVHWENELYKYITGVVKNKGQKLIAINGMPDHIHILIGMKPDCRLAELVREIKKSSSNFVREKHLSKFKFQWQEGYAAFSYAQSNLERVIMYISNQKEHHKNRSFESEYKDFLLKFQIEHKENFMLD, from the coding sequence ATGGCAAATACTTTTTCGCAAATTTATATCCATATTATTTTCGCTGTGAAAGGTCGACAACATCTTATAAATGTACATTGGGAGAACGAACTTTATAAATACATAACTGGTGTTGTCAAAAACAAGGGGCAAAAATTAATTGCCATCAATGGTATGCCTGACCATATCCATATATTGATTGGAATGAAACCTGACTGCCGACTAGCAGAATTAGTAAGGGAAATAAAAAAGTCATCGAGCAACTTCGTTAGAGAAAAGCATCTTTCAAAATTCAAATTTCAATGGCAAGAAGGTTATGCAGCCTTTTCGTATGCGCAATCGAATCTCGAAAGGGTGATAATGTATATCAGTAACCAAAAAGAGCATCATAAAAATCGATCATTCGAATCAGAATACAAAGATTTCTTATTGAAATTCCAAATCGAACATAAAGAAAATTTTATGCTCGATTAA
- the asnS gene encoding asparagine--tRNA ligase codes for MEHTRIKQLLQSEEVGKEVIVKGWVRTFRNNQFIAINDGSTIHNIQAVVDFENTDEALLKRVTTGAALRVKGELVASLGKGQRVEIKVTELAILGDSDPEKFPLQPKKHSLEFLREIAHLRFRTGTFNAIFKVRNALAFAVNKFFNDRDFVYMHTPIITGSDAEGAGEMFRVTTLDLNNPPRTESGEIDFKEDFFGKSTNLTVSGQLEGELAAMAFGNIYTFGPTFRAENSNTTRHLAEFWMIEPEMAFYDLEDNMDLAEELLKYVINYALTVCPDEIEFLRNRLLEEEKSKPQSERSELDLVDKLQFVITNDFERVTYTDAIEILKRSKPNQKKQFKYLIEEWGADLQSEHERYLVEKHFKKPVILTDYPREIKSFYMKQNEPDAAGRQTVRAMDILFPGIGEMVGGSQREENLEKLLTRMAEVGIPEEEMDWFLDTRRFGSAPHSGFGVGFERLVLFVTGMTNIRDVIPFPRTPKSAAF; via the coding sequence ATGGAACATACACGTATAAAACAACTATTACAATCTGAAGAAGTTGGCAAGGAAGTAATTGTCAAAGGTTGGGTTAGAACTTTCCGTAACAATCAATTTATCGCCATCAACGATGGTTCTACGATTCATAATATACAAGCCGTTGTTGATTTCGAAAATACCGACGAGGCTTTATTAAAACGAGTAACTACAGGTGCGGCTTTGCGCGTGAAAGGCGAGCTTGTTGCTTCTCTAGGTAAAGGGCAACGCGTTGAGATAAAGGTAACGGAGCTTGCTATTCTAGGCGATTCCGATCCTGAAAAATTCCCTCTGCAACCCAAAAAACACAGTTTAGAATTTTTACGCGAAATTGCCCATTTACGTTTCCGTACCGGTACGTTTAATGCGATTTTTAAAGTACGCAATGCATTAGCCTTTGCTGTCAATAAATTTTTCAACGATCGCGACTTCGTTTATATGCATACGCCTATTATCACGGGTTCCGATGCTGAAGGCGCTGGCGAAATGTTTCGGGTGACGACATTAGATCTCAACAATCCGCCCCGCACGGAATCTGGGGAGATCGATTTTAAAGAAGACTTTTTCGGAAAATCGACCAATCTTACGGTATCCGGCCAGTTGGAAGGCGAACTTGCGGCTATGGCTTTTGGAAATATTTATACTTTCGGACCAACATTCCGCGCAGAAAACTCCAATACAACACGCCATTTGGCTGAATTTTGGATGATCGAGCCAGAAATGGCGTTCTACGATCTGGAAGATAACATGGATCTGGCCGAAGAACTGCTGAAATATGTAATCAACTACGCACTTACCGTGTGTCCTGATGAAATTGAGTTTTTGCGCAACCGCTTATTGGAAGAAGAGAAATCTAAACCACAAAGCGAACGCTCGGAGCTGGATTTGGTGGACAAGCTGCAATTTGTGATCACCAATGATTTTGAACGCGTTACCTATACAGACGCTATTGAAATTTTGAAGCGCAGCAAGCCTAATCAGAAAAAACAATTTAAATACCTCATCGAAGAATGGGGTGCAGATTTGCAGTCGGAACACGAGCGTTATTTAGTAGAAAAGCACTTTAAAAAACCGGTAATCCTAACGGATTATCCACGTGAAATCAAATCGTTTTACATGAAACAAAACGAGCCCGATGCTGCTGGTCGCCAAACCGTACGCGCAATGGATATCTTGTTTCCGGGCATCGGTGAGATGGTTGGCGGATCGCAACGGGAAGAAAATCTGGAAAAACTGTTAACGCGCATGGCCGAAGTCGGCATTCCGGAAGAAGAAATGGATTGGTTCCTAGACACCCGTCGTTTTGGTTCAGCGCCACATTCCGGTTTTGGCGTTGGTTTTGAAAGATTAGTCCTATTTGTGACGGGTATGACGAATATACGCGACGTTATTCCATTCCCGCGGACACCAAAAAGTGCTGCATTTTAA
- a CDS encoding L-threonylcarbamoyladenylate synthase, with amino-acid sequence MLLKIYEDNPNPKAIQQAVDILKKGGVIIYPTDTVYGIGCDITNQKAIERVCQIRGLKPDKSNLSFICYDLTDISNYTKPFDTAVFRVLKKTLPGPFTFIFNASGQVPKLLSSKKKTVGIRVPDNSIVREIVKELGNPIVTSSIHDEDDIIEYSTDPELIYEKYQELVDLVIDGGYGGNVASTVVDLTSGEFDVLREGKGELDAYL; translated from the coding sequence ATGTTACTCAAGATATACGAAGACAATCCCAACCCGAAGGCTATACAGCAAGCGGTCGATATTTTAAAAAAAGGCGGTGTAATCATTTACCCGACCGATACCGTGTATGGTATTGGTTGCGATATCACCAATCAAAAAGCAATCGAACGGGTCTGTCAAATTCGTGGTCTCAAACCCGACAAGTCAAATCTTTCGTTTATCTGCTATGATCTTACAGATATTTCCAATTACACCAAGCCGTTTGATACGGCCGTATTTCGCGTGCTAAAAAAAACCTTGCCTGGACCATTTACGTTTATCTTTAACGCAAGCGGACAAGTACCCAAACTGTTAAGCTCTAAAAAGAAAACGGTAGGTATACGGGTGCCGGACAACAGCATTGTTCGGGAGATCGTGAAAGAACTTGGAAATCCTATTGTGACTTCTTCGATTCATGATGAAGACGATATTATCGAATATTCTACCGATCCCGAGTTGATCTACGAGAAATACCAGGAACTGGTGGATTTGGTAATTGACGGCGGTTATGGTGGTAACGTAGCGTCTACCGTGGTCGATCTGACCTCCGGCGAATTTGATGTGTTACGCGAAGGTAAAGGTGAATTGGACGCGTACTTATAA
- a CDS encoding DUF721 domain-containing protein: MYKKKFDEIPTKDDVGIKEAVEKWIEVYRLRSKFDESSIVTAWPKIIGSAIANRTQKIYIHDKKLFVRVESAVIKNELAMMRRQIIGRVNEYVGHVVVEEFIIL; the protein is encoded by the coding sequence ATGTATAAAAAGAAATTTGATGAGATCCCTACGAAGGACGATGTCGGCATTAAAGAAGCTGTAGAGAAATGGATCGAGGTCTACCGTTTACGATCAAAATTTGACGAATCGTCTATTGTAACTGCCTGGCCAAAAATTATTGGCAGCGCAATCGCCAACCGGACACAGAAAATCTACATCCACGATAAAAAGTTATTCGTACGTGTGGAATCCGCAGTAATCAAAAATGAATTGGCGATGATGCGCCGACAGATCATTGGTCGGGTCAATGAATATGTAGGACATGTAGTGGTCGAAGAGTTTATTATTTTGTAG
- the recF gene encoding DNA replication/repair protein RecF (All proteins in this family for which functions are known are DNA-binding proteins that assist the filamentation of RecA onto DNA for the initiation of recombination or recombinational repair.): MWLKQLSVLNFKNYTESSLDFLPQANAFAGANGAGKTNLLDAIHYLALCKSYFNPIDSQHIKKGEDWFMVQGEFDREDVPDLVSCSLKKNQKKQFKKNKKDYPRLADHIGQFPLVMISPNDTTIVTEGSEERRKFMDNVISQTDNQYLDILIQYNKILLQRNSLLKQIRETGVFDIGLLEVINLQLVEAGERIFARRQQFMEAFLPEFARYYAFLTEDAEQVSLVYESSLIAADFEALLRDSLAKDRVLERTTQGIHKDDLLFTIHDGMVLKKFGSQGQQKSFLIALKLAQYSFLRNRKKYRPLLLLDDIFDKLDEHRTRKLMQLVSEDEFGQIFLTDTDAERIKHIFNEIGKPIRIFEIKGGTVDV; this comes from the coding sequence ATGTGGTTGAAGCAACTTTCTGTTCTAAATTTTAAAAACTACACGGAATCTTCGTTGGATTTTCTGCCGCAAGCGAATGCTTTTGCAGGTGCGAATGGCGCTGGTAAAACAAATTTGCTTGATGCGATTCATTACTTAGCACTATGCAAGTCGTATTTTAATCCGATAGACTCCCAGCATATCAAAAAGGGAGAAGATTGGTTTATGGTGCAAGGGGAGTTTGATCGGGAGGATGTGCCGGATCTGGTTTCTTGTAGCCTGAAGAAAAATCAAAAAAAGCAGTTTAAGAAAAATAAGAAAGACTATCCGCGTTTAGCAGACCACATCGGCCAGTTTCCGTTAGTGATGATCTCGCCGAATGATACGACGATCGTCACCGAAGGTAGCGAAGAGCGGCGCAAATTTATGGATAACGTGATCTCGCAAACGGATAATCAATACCTGGATATCCTTATTCAATACAATAAGATATTGTTGCAGCGCAATAGCTTGTTGAAGCAGATCCGTGAAACGGGTGTTTTCGATATCGGGCTCTTGGAAGTAATTAATTTGCAGCTCGTGGAAGCGGGTGAGCGCATCTTTGCGCGGCGGCAACAATTTATGGAAGCTTTTCTGCCAGAATTTGCGCGTTACTACGCCTTTTTAACGGAAGATGCTGAGCAGGTTTCGCTTGTTTACGAATCTTCGCTGATCGCTGCCGATTTTGAAGCATTACTTCGTGATAGCTTAGCGAAAGATCGCGTATTGGAGCGCACGACACAGGGGATACACAAGGATGATTTACTCTTCACGATCCACGATGGGATGGTGCTCAAAAAATTTGGCTCACAAGGACAGCAAAAATCTTTCCTTATTGCGTTAAAATTGGCGCAATATAGCTTTTTACGTAACCGTAAGAAGTATAGACCTTTACTGTTACTGGATGATATCTTTGATAAATTAGATGAGCACCGCACGCGTAAACTAATGCAATTGGTTTCAGAAGATGAATTTGGGCAAATCTTTTTGACCGATACGGATGCGGAAAGAATAAAGCATATTTTTAATGAAATAGGAAAGCCAATTCGTATTTTTGAGATTAAAGGAGGAACGGTAGATGTATAA
- a CDS encoding DUF4834 family protein, which yields MEFLKIIAIFFLVFYGVKYLFRLLMPYALKKMTERLMQKAQQSQATGGQQQYQYKSGGNPFDQFKQQSHKDEGEIRVDFVPEEDAKARKGTQTAGEFVEFEEIK from the coding sequence ATGGAATTTTTGAAGATTATAGCGATATTCTTTCTTGTGTTTTACGGGGTGAAATACCTTTTCCGTTTATTAATGCCGTATGCATTAAAAAAAATGACGGAACGTTTAATGCAAAAGGCACAGCAATCGCAGGCTACAGGTGGACAACAACAGTATCAATATAAGAGTGGGGGAAATCCGTTTGATCAATTTAAACAGCAATCTCATAAAGATGAAGGTGAAATACGCGTAGATTTTGTGCCAGAAGAAGATGCAAAAGCGCGGAAAGGCACGCAAACGGCTGGTGAGTTTGTCGAATTTGAAGAAATTAAATAG